A genomic window from Lotus japonicus ecotype B-129 chromosome 1, LjGifu_v1.2 includes:
- the LOC130738229 gene encoding uncharacterized protein LOC130738229: MDVCYVSDLIDAGSHSWDMTVLSTVFPPMVVELIASISFPLFPIEDDVFWPDTEDGFYSAKSGYCFIRNQENRLAASSSTSHEVSAGFWKQFWQLETQPRVKELMWRLCRGVAPVRANLSSRGLDIDTLYPLCGLEPESLVHAFFTCCHVAPFWFASSLSCRFDDLLPHQPTEFSHVLHQLFEVVDDEALKVLFITRKGNHSADFVSKLTYDYSDVDWV; the protein is encoded by the exons ATGGATGTGTGTTATGTTTCAGACTTAATAGACGCCGGATCCCATTCATGGGACATGACAGTGTTGTCTACTGTTTTTCCACCAATGGTTGTTGAGCTAATTGCTTCAATATCATTTCCTTTGTTCCCTATTGAGGATGATGTTTTTTGGCCAGATACCGAAGATGGTTTTTATTCAGCTAAGTCTGGGTATTGTTTCATCAGAAACCAGGAGAATAGGCTAGCTGCCTCGTCGTCCACAAGTCATGAGGTTTCTGCAGGTTTTTGGAAACAGTTTTGGCAACTTGAGACACAACCCAGGGTGAAGGAGCTGATGTGGAGATTGTGCAGAGGCGTTGCACCCGTGCGAGCCAACCTCAGTTCTCGTGGCTTGGATATTGATACTCTCTACCCTCTTTGCGGTTTGGAGCCTGAGAGCTTGGTTCATGCATTTTTCACTTGCTGCCACGTTGCGCCATTTTGGTTTGCTTCATCTTTGAGCTGCAGGTTTGATGATTTGTTACCTCACCAACCTACTGAGTTCTCTCATGTTCTACATCAGCTCTTTGAGGTGGTCGATGACGAGGCTTTGAAGGTCCT TTTTATTACGAGGAAGGGTAATCATTCAGCTGATTTTGTTTCCAAGTTGACTTATGATTATTCCGATGTTGACTGGGTGTAG